The following proteins are encoded in a genomic region of Planctomycetaceae bacterium:
- a CDS encoding bifunctional methionine sulfoxide reductase B/A protein — MPPLTAQEKEVILNKGTEPRFSGKYLSTTAEGVYLCRQCGSPLYLSDSKFASDCGWPSFDDEIAGAVKRQGDGLRTEIICANCGGHLGHVFEGEGLTPRDTRHCVNSLSLKFVPREEWPLERAIFAGGCFWGVEHLLRQTPGVIAARSGYTGGKTERPTYQQVCSGRTGHAEAVEVLFDPAKVTYEQLARQFFEIHDPTTLNRQGPDAGTQYRSAVFYTTPAQKETAQRLIALLKERGYNVVTQVEPATTFWPAEDYHQDYLAKHPERPSCHIPVERFGPATQPAR; from the coding sequence ATGCCGCCCCTGACTGCCCAGGAGAAGGAGGTCATCCTGAACAAGGGCACCGAACCCCGCTTCAGCGGCAAGTACCTCTCGACCACGGCTGAGGGCGTTTACCTCTGCCGCCAGTGCGGTTCGCCGCTGTACCTGTCGGACAGCAAGTTCGCCTCGGACTGCGGTTGGCCGAGCTTTGACGACGAGATCGCCGGCGCGGTCAAGCGCCAGGGTGACGGCTTGCGGACGGAGATCATCTGCGCCAACTGCGGCGGGCACCTGGGGCACGTGTTCGAGGGCGAGGGGTTGACCCCGCGCGACACGCGGCACTGCGTCAACTCGCTGTCGCTGAAGTTCGTGCCGCGCGAGGAATGGCCGCTCGAGCGGGCCATCTTCGCCGGCGGATGCTTCTGGGGCGTCGAGCACCTGCTGCGGCAAACGCCCGGCGTCATCGCCGCGCGATCGGGCTACACCGGCGGCAAGACCGAAAGGCCGACCTACCAGCAGGTCTGCTCCGGCCGCACCGGTCACGCCGAGGCTGTCGAGGTCCTCTTCGACCCGGCCAAGGTGACGTACGAGCAGCTCGCCCGCCAGTTCTTCGAGATCCACGACCCGACCACGCTCAACCGCCAGGGTCCCGACGCCGGCACGCAATACCGATCGGCCGTCTTCTACACCACGCCCGCCCAGAAGGAGACCGCCCAGCGCCTGATCGCCCTGCTCAAGGAACGCGGATACAACGTCGTGACGCAGGTCGAGCCGGCAACGACGTTCTGGCCGGCCGAGGACTACCACCAGGACTACCTGGCCAAGCATCCCGAGCGGCCAAGCTGCCATATCCCCGTAGAGCGATTCGGTCCGGCCACGCAGCCGGCGAGGTAG
- a CDS encoding GNAT family N-acetyltransferase gives MTRHSMDLCGVWRFQPDVYGQGRAGNWFAELHDRRFWTEAQVPITFDRCHVDLPNYEGRGWFATHFDVPADFLGRRLALRFEGVCARASVWLNGRHCGDIPDSYLPFDLPATDFVRCGQDNLLVVEVDNRRRSEDVPGEHYGWRPVGGILREVALVATDPLHIEHVATVAGADKKFSATVEVANGRRDKQSVSIEVVLAGSDGREAGRFVSAPVVVDGGAGATLEVHGEVPSVELWSPQTPRLYNVEVRLLDGGTAFPGCAAQAGKPVPRDERSLRVGFRTIETRGTKLTLNGKDIFLTGYNRHEDSPNTDMCPDRDVTRRDLEMMKSSGCNYVRLCHYPHHPFELDLCDEMGLLAMDEIPLYWCGAGMDKPETAASIEAAAQRQLTNMIRRDCNHASVIFWSVSNETIEGKPAVVELNAKLIAQAKALDPTRLAVHVSNCWIGGGDFSRDDVCCVNGYPTWGQVGWCGASQPDHAEATRTFARDLEGLHQRYPDKPILVTEFGGTSLGGVTGGFLGEDVHAAIIASELEGIRQCPHACGATIWCWADHTWPGNTWMANMHISPFGAVTRSRRVKAAFCAAQKAFVEIQRCVQNEEHGRDAHATQEHGRDAHATRPAQTAPEEPVAGWGVMMVRLHMNDIPQNALPEGYTLRGMRNGDQALWVDIWRDAEPFFPIGEDLFEAQFGLDAALWARRCLLVFDSRGLAAATTSAWFNRNFLGEDYGQIHWVATRRAYQGKGLAKAMMTEACNRLAKWHAKAFLGTQTKRTGAIRLYLDYGFVPLIQSADDERAWDAVRRNLTHPNLERPHRTA, from the coding sequence ATGACCAGGCACAGCATGGATCTTTGCGGCGTGTGGCGATTCCAGCCGGACGTGTATGGCCAGGGGCGGGCGGGCAACTGGTTCGCCGAACTGCACGACCGGCGGTTCTGGACCGAGGCGCAGGTGCCCATCACCTTCGACCGCTGCCACGTCGACCTGCCCAACTACGAGGGGCGAGGGTGGTTCGCGACTCATTTTGACGTCCCCGCCGATTTCCTCGGGCGCCGACTCGCGCTGCGGTTCGAGGGCGTCTGCGCCCGAGCGAGCGTCTGGCTCAACGGCCGACATTGCGGCGACATCCCCGACAGCTACCTGCCGTTCGACCTGCCCGCAACCGACTTCGTCAGGTGCGGGCAGGACAATCTGCTCGTGGTCGAGGTCGACAACCGCCGCCGCAGCGAGGACGTGCCCGGCGAGCATTACGGTTGGCGGCCGGTGGGGGGCATCCTGCGCGAGGTGGCGCTGGTGGCGACGGATCCGCTGCACATTGAGCACGTGGCGACGGTCGCGGGCGCGGATAAGAAGTTCAGCGCGACGGTGGAGGTCGCTAACGGCCGCCGCGATAAACAGAGCGTTTCAATCGAGGTGGTTCTCGCCGGCAGTGACGGGCGGGAAGCGGGGCGGTTTGTTTCGGCGCCGGTGGTAGTCGACGGCGGGGCCGGCGCCACGCTGGAAGTGCATGGTGAGGTTCCATCAGTGGAACTCTGGTCGCCGCAGACGCCGCGACTGTACAACGTTGAGGTGCGATTGCTTGACGGTGGCACAGCCTTTCCAGGCTGTGCAGCACAGGCTGGAAAGCCTGTGCCACGCGATGAGCGTTCGCTGCGCGTCGGGTTCCGCACGATCGAAACGCGGGGGACGAAACTGACGCTGAACGGCAAGGATATCTTCCTGACGGGCTACAACCGCCATGAGGACTCGCCCAACACCGACATGTGCCCGGACCGCGACGTGACGCGGCGGGACCTGGAGATGATGAAGTCCTCCGGCTGCAACTACGTGCGACTGTGCCACTACCCGCACCACCCCTTCGAGTTGGACCTCTGCGACGAGATGGGCCTGCTGGCGATGGACGAGATCCCGCTGTATTGGTGCGGCGCGGGAATGGACAAGCCCGAGACGGCGGCGAGCATCGAGGCCGCCGCGCAGCGGCAACTCACCAACATGATCCGCCGCGACTGCAACCATGCGTCGGTCATCTTCTGGTCGGTCAGCAACGAGACGATCGAGGGCAAACCCGCTGTCGTCGAGCTTAACGCTAAGTTGATCGCCCAGGCTAAGGCCCTGGACCCGACGCGCCTGGCGGTACACGTGTCGAACTGCTGGATCGGCGGGGGCGATTTCAGCCGTGACGACGTCTGCTGCGTCAACGGATATCCGACGTGGGGGCAGGTGGGCTGGTGCGGGGCCAGCCAACCGGACCACGCCGAGGCGACGCGCACGTTCGCCCGCGACCTGGAGGGCCTGCACCAACGGTATCCCGACAAGCCGATTCTCGTCACGGAGTTCGGCGGCACGTCGCTGGGCGGCGTGACCGGCGGGTTCCTGGGCGAGGACGTCCATGCGGCTATTATCGCCTCCGAACTGGAGGGCATTCGCCAGTGCCCCCACGCCTGCGGGGCCACGATCTGGTGCTGGGCCGACCACACCTGGCCGGGCAATACCTGGATGGCCAACATGCACATCAGCCCCTTTGGCGCCGTCACCCGCAGCCGCCGTGTGAAGGCGGCGTTCTGCGCGGCGCAGAAGGCGTTTGTGGAGATACAGCGCTGCGTGCAAAACGAAGAGCATGGGCGAGACGCCCATGCCACGCAAGAGCATGGGCGAGACGCCCATGCCACACGACCGGCGCAGACGGCGCCGGAGGAACCGGTGGCGGGCTGGGGCGTGATGATGGTGCGCCTGCACATGAACGATATCCCGCAGAACGCGCTGCCCGAGGGATACACGCTGCGCGGGATGCGCAACGGCGACCAGGCGCTCTGGGTCGACATCTGGCGCGACGCCGAGCCGTTCTTTCCCATCGGCGAGGATCTCTTCGAGGCGCAGTTCGGGCTCGACGCCGCCCTCTGGGCCCGCCGCTGTCTGCTGGTTTTCGACTCGCGCGGTTTGGCGGCGGCCACCACCAGCGCCTGGTTCAACCGCAACTTCCTGGGCGAGGATTACGGGCAGATCCACTGGGTCGCCACGCGCCGGGCGTACCAGGGCAAAGGGCTGGCCAAGGCCATGATGACCGAGGCCTGCAACCGTCTGGCGAAATGGCACGCCAAGGCCTTCCTGGGCACGCAGACCAAGCGGACCGGCGCCATCCGGTTGTACCTCGACTACGGGTTCGTGCCCCTGATCCAGTCCGCCGACGACGAGCGGGCCTGGGACGCCGTGCGCCGGAACCTGACGCACCCGAACCTCGAGCGGCCTCACCGAACCGCGTGA
- a CDS encoding radical SAM/SPASM domain-containing protein has translation MSACREGLSALAFRAGVKAADLAIQVPMLRGYLLERLMERVQSTYDQCESDTYVLEHVKWFGRHLQPFLQRLLKERPAAARAILRFLATWASDLRRRTDRQQAGRVGPCTVVIEPTDRCNLACPGCYAKSTNDGSDLSYEQFCGIADQVIDMGVTLLTISGGEPFLREKSEQMLTRLAMRHQDRGFLVYTNGTMIDEDIADRLAAVGNIFPAISVEGFEHQTNRRRGSGVYEQNRRVRRMLADRGVMCGFSATMTRENAESICSDEFIEMRIAEGDLFGWFFLLQPIGRSPRPDLMVTADQRALMRETIYRWRAEDRPIFMGDFWNDGHLSGGCIGGRYYFHIYANGDISPCVFAPVAGENILEIIAGRSEYRNLDDYVQRSDLFKAYRREQEGVTDRNRPCMLIDNPQAFQRIRCSENCRPAKNFPPGYADGEIAEVITQVAQEWQEKCTQLPPVIKK, from the coding sequence ATGAGCGCGTGTCGCGAGGGTCTTTCTGCGCTGGCGTTCCGCGCCGGGGTCAAGGCGGCCGACCTGGCTATCCAGGTGCCCATGCTGCGGGGCTACCTCCTGGAGCGGTTGATGGAACGCGTGCAGTCGACGTACGACCAGTGCGAAAGCGACACGTACGTGCTCGAGCACGTCAAGTGGTTCGGCCGCCACCTTCAACCGTTCCTGCAGCGGTTGCTGAAGGAGCGTCCCGCGGCGGCGCGGGCGATCCTGCGGTTCCTGGCGACGTGGGCGTCGGATCTGCGCCGCCGCACGGACCGCCAGCAAGCCGGGCGCGTGGGGCCCTGCACTGTCGTCATCGAGCCGACCGACCGCTGCAACCTCGCCTGCCCGGGCTGTTACGCCAAGAGCACCAATGACGGGTCCGACCTGAGCTATGAGCAGTTTTGCGGGATCGCCGACCAGGTCATCGACATGGGCGTGACGCTGTTGACCATCTCCGGCGGCGAGCCCTTTCTGCGCGAAAAGAGCGAGCAGATGCTCACGCGCCTGGCTATGCGCCACCAGGACCGCGGGTTCCTGGTCTACACCAACGGCACGATGATCGACGAGGACATCGCTGACCGCCTGGCGGCCGTGGGCAACATATTTCCCGCCATCAGCGTCGAGGGCTTCGAGCACCAGACCAACCGCCGCCGCGGCAGCGGCGTATACGAGCAGAACCGCCGCGTGCGCCGGATGCTCGCCGACCGCGGGGTCATGTGCGGGTTCTCGGCCACCATGACGCGCGAGAACGCCGAGTCGATCTGCTCCGACGAGTTCATCGAGATGCGCATCGCCGAGGGGGACCTGTTCGGGTGGTTCTTCCTGCTCCAGCCCATCGGTCGCTCGCCGCGGCCGGACCTGATGGTCACCGCCGATCAGCGGGCGTTGATGCGAGAGACGATTTATCGCTGGCGGGCGGAAGATCGCCCGATCTTCATGGGCGACTTCTGGAACGACGGCCACCTCAGCGGCGGATGCATCGGCGGGCGGTACTACTTCCACATCTACGCCAACGGCGATATCAGCCCCTGCGTGTTTGCCCCCGTCGCCGGCGAGAACATTCTCGAGATCATCGCCGGGCGCAGTGAATACAGGAACCTCGACGATTACGTCCAGCGCAGCGACCTGTTCAAGGCGTACCGCCGCGAGCAGGAAGGCGTGACTGACCGCAATCGCCCGTGCATGCTGATCGACAATCCCCAGGCGTTCCAGCGGATCCGCTGCAGCGAAAACTGCCGCCCCGCCAAGAACTTCCCGCCCGGATACGCCGACGGCGAAATCGCCGAGGTGATCACCCAGGTGGCTCAGGAGTGGCAGGAGAAGTGTACTCAACTGCCACCCGTGATAAAGAAGTAG
- a CDS encoding magnesium transporter: protein MTINASDMNAPVGTLAKKDYTALSDSWTVGQALESLRRADLGEAIIYFYVVDAQGKLVGVVPTRRLLMAQPTERLAEIMIGHVVSVAQSMTVLEACDFFIMYRLLAFPVVDDQGRIVGVIDVSLFTDEVFSLAKSRADQNVFQLIGVHVARGRKRTAWSGFRSRFPWLLCNIAGGIGCALLVGQYEAFLDSVIVLALFIPVVLALGESVSIQSMSLTLQSLYAASIDWRSLARALQAEVLTALLLGGACGILVGSVGWAWRGSFGVAAAIAASICLSIVTACVLGVALPTIIRALKGNPRIAAGPVVLALADILTLLFYFSLAGLILA from the coding sequence ATGACCATCAATGCCTCAGACATGAACGCCCCCGTAGGGACGCTGGCCAAGAAAGACTACACCGCCCTGAGCGATTCCTGGACCGTCGGGCAGGCCCTCGAGTCGCTCCGCCGCGCCGACCTGGGCGAAGCGATCATCTACTTCTACGTCGTCGACGCCCAGGGCAAGCTCGTCGGCGTCGTGCCCACGCGGCGACTGCTGATGGCCCAGCCGACCGAGCGCCTCGCCGAGATCATGATCGGCCATGTCGTCAGCGTCGCCCAGAGCATGACCGTTCTGGAAGCCTGCGATTTCTTCATCATGTACCGCCTGCTGGCGTTTCCGGTCGTCGACGACCAGGGCAGAATCGTCGGCGTCATCGACGTGAGCCTCTTCACCGACGAGGTCTTCAGTCTGGCCAAGAGCCGCGCCGACCAGAACGTCTTCCAGCTCATCGGCGTGCATGTCGCGCGCGGCCGCAAGCGCACGGCGTGGTCGGGCTTCCGGTCGCGGTTTCCGTGGTTGCTGTGCAATATTGCCGGCGGCATCGGCTGCGCGCTGCTGGTGGGGCAATACGAGGCGTTCCTCGATTCGGTGATCGTGCTGGCGTTGTTCATTCCGGTGGTGCTGGCGCTGGGCGAGAGCGTCAGCATCCAGTCGATGAGCCTGACGCTGCAGAGCCTTTACGCAGCGAGCATCGACTGGCGCAGTCTCGCCCGGGCGCTGCAGGCCGAAGTGCTGACGGCGCTGCTGCTGGGCGGGGCCTGCGGAATCCTGGTGGGATCGGTGGGTTGGGCATGGAGGGGCAGCTTCGGCGTCGCCGCGGCCATCGCCGCCAGCATCTGCCTGTCGATCGTCACCGCGTGCGTGCTGGGCGTGGCGCTGCCGACGATCATCCGCGCCCTCAAGGGAAATCCCCGCATCGCCGCCGGCCCGGTCGTTTTGGCGCTGGCGGACATCCTCACGCTGTTGTTCTATTTCAGCCTGGCCGGGCTGATCCTCGCCTAG
- a CDS encoding BrnA antitoxin family protein, with product MKKSYDFRNSVPNPYAKRLKKQVTLRLGIDVITYFKAMADETGVPYQTLINLYLSQCAHSGKKLSVKMAS from the coding sequence ATGAAGAAGAGCTACGACTTCCGCAACTCGGTCCCCAACCCTTATGCCAAGCGTCTCAAGAAACAAGTGACCTTGAGGCTCGGCATTGACGTGATCACCTATTTCAAAGCCATGGCCGACGAGACTGGCGTACCCTACCAGACGCTGATCAATCTTTATCTGAGCCAGTGCGCGCACTCGGGTAAGAAGCTTTCCGTGAAGATGGCTTCGTGA
- a CDS encoding sulfatase — protein MPQQPNILFVLADQLRAASLPLYGQPQIRTPHLDRLAGQGATFTGAISTYPVCTPYRSMLVTGRHPQTTGHLLNHVRTRHDEISIADAFARAGYRTGWVGKWHLHNDGFFSGHGPDYVPEGRDRLGFDYWRAYNCHMEYFDGFVHLKDWHVEPWKGYETDGLAGYAEVFFDEERPQAGKPVPPFCLFVSPHQPHWTYGKFAPDEYYARLPQTLELPPNVPPAAHEALIPQYRHYLAMTLALDDMMGRLMDDLDRSGLADNTIVVFTSDHGTMMGAHADEPWFNKLPPPERNPAQAAWEKMLPWEESIHVPLIARWPGHIAPGSRCDALMAPVDFFPTLCGLCGVHVPRTVEGIDLSQAWLGQIGAPQQEALLTMNYIAGWPGYLTTGNEWRGVRTQRHSYARWLDGRAVLYDLQADPLQVHNLADDPAAAGLRSNLESQLQRLLAQRHDTFAPCTDYANWFDAQRRIVRNAFGPLGNPDNEPNLTLLD, from the coding sequence ATGCCCCAGCAACCCAACATCCTGTTCGTGCTGGCCGACCAACTCCGTGCGGCCTCGCTTCCGTTGTACGGTCAGCCGCAGATCCGCACGCCGCACCTGGACCGCCTGGCCGGCCAGGGCGCGACCTTCACCGGGGCGATCTCGACGTACCCAGTCTGCACGCCGTATCGCTCGATGCTCGTGACCGGCCGCCATCCGCAGACGACCGGGCACCTGCTCAACCACGTGCGCACGCGGCACGACGAGATCAGCATCGCCGACGCCTTCGCCCGGGCGGGCTACCGCACCGGGTGGGTGGGCAAGTGGCACCTGCACAACGACGGGTTCTTCAGCGGCCACGGGCCCGACTACGTGCCCGAAGGACGCGACCGCCTGGGCTTCGACTACTGGCGGGCGTACAACTGCCACATGGAATATTTCGACGGCTTCGTACACCTCAAAGACTGGCACGTCGAACCGTGGAAGGGGTACGAGACCGACGGGCTGGCCGGATACGCCGAGGTCTTCTTCGATGAAGAAAGACCACAGGCTGGAAAGCCTGTGCCACCGTTCTGCCTGTTCGTCTCGCCGCACCAGCCGCACTGGACGTATGGCAAGTTCGCCCCCGACGAGTACTACGCCCGCCTGCCGCAGACGCTGGAACTGCCGCCCAACGTCCCGCCGGCGGCGCACGAGGCGCTCATCCCCCAGTACCGCCACTACCTGGCGATGACCCTGGCGCTCGATGACATGATGGGCCGCCTGATGGACGATCTCGATCGGAGCGGGCTGGCCGACAACACCATCGTCGTCTTCACCAGCGACCACGGAACGATGATGGGCGCCCACGCCGACGAACCGTGGTTCAACAAACTCCCGCCGCCCGAACGCAACCCCGCCCAGGCCGCCTGGGAAAAGATGCTCCCGTGGGAAGAAAGCATCCACGTGCCGCTGATCGCCCGCTGGCCGGGGCACATCGCCCCGGGCTCGCGATGCGACGCGCTGATGGCGCCGGTGGATTTCTTCCCCACCCTCTGCGGCCTCTGCGGGGTACACGTGCCACGCACGGTCGAAGGCATTGATCTTTCGCAGGCGTGGCTGGGGCAAATCGGCGCGCCGCAACAAGAGGCGCTGCTGACGATGAACTACATCGCCGGTTGGCCGGGCTACCTCACCACCGGCAACGAGTGGCGCGGCGTTCGGACGCAGCGACACTCTTACGCCCGCTGGCTCGACGGCCGGGCCGTCCTCTATGACCTGCAGGCCGACCCGCTGCAGGTCCATAACCTCGCGGACGATCCTGCGGCCGCAGGTTTGCGGAGCAACCTCGAATCGCAGCTTCAGCGCCTGCTCGCGCAGCGCCACGATACCTTCGCCCCCTGCACCGACTACGCCAACTGGTTCGACGCCCAGCGCCGCATCGTGCGAAACGCCTTTGGCCCGCTGGGCAACCCGGACAACGAGCCAAACCTGACGCTGCTGGATTAG
- a CDS encoding S24 family peptidase, with amino-acid sequence MGPRGKARFAKALGLSPSTYEYYEQSRVPPAAVLVKIAQVAGVDLRWLLTGEGSAAAAAGATTNHPALQRAAALIGDHPRAAGPLAAFLDLLTAAMEFPKKDGAAATLSSSFSAQQRSAAQRGFNRAGTDAAPQAAQGGFERVQELAAAQGTQRGLERVQADVAPQAADASSASWDSSTLNDAPGRSWVPILGRSAAGVPQFWDRDSRDAGVTTLSDLIGRHAGQAATVQHGQRSWADPPAAPQAVQIVTLTAPAGDVSQFVAAADIKARYGDAFAVRIDGDSMSPDIRHGDLVVLSPSQPAADGKAAVVQLDGQIGVTCKLYRRSGPSVHLIPINERVPHTVVAAEAVQWALRVLALVRA; translated from the coding sequence ATGGGTCCGCGCGGCAAAGCGCGATTCGCCAAGGCCTTGGGCCTCTCGCCGAGCACGTACGAGTATTACGAGCAGTCGCGCGTTCCGCCGGCGGCTGTGCTGGTGAAGATCGCACAGGTGGCGGGGGTGGACCTTCGCTGGCTGCTGACGGGGGAGGGGTCCGCCGCCGCGGCGGCGGGTGCCACGACAAACCACCCCGCTCTGCAGCGCGCCGCCGCTTTGATAGGGGATCACCCCCGGGCGGCGGGACCGCTGGCGGCGTTTCTGGATCTGCTGACGGCGGCGATGGAGTTCCCGAAGAAAGACGGCGCCGCGGCGACGCTGTCGAGTTCATTTTCCGCCCAGCAGCGCTCCGCGGCGCAGCGGGGATTCAATCGCGCGGGGACGGACGCTGCACCGCAAGCGGCGCAGGGAGGATTCGAGCGGGTGCAAGAACTTGCTGCGGCGCAGGGGACGCAGCGGGGACTCGAGCGAGTACAGGCAGATGTTGCGCCGCAAGCGGCGGATGCGTCTTCTGCGTCCTGGGATAGTTCAACGTTGAATGACGCTCCCGGGCGATCATGGGTCCCTATCCTTGGTCGCAGCGCCGCGGGCGTTCCGCAGTTCTGGGACCGCGACTCCCGCGACGCCGGCGTCACCACGCTGAGCGACTTGATCGGGCGTCACGCCGGTCAGGCGGCAACGGTGCAGCACGGGCAGCGGAGTTGGGCCGACCCGCCGGCGGCGCCGCAGGCGGTGCAGATCGTCACGCTCACTGCCCCCGCTGGTGACGTCTCGCAATTCGTAGCCGCGGCGGACATCAAGGCCCGCTACGGCGACGCTTTCGCCGTGCGAATCGACGGCGACTCGATGTCGCCCGACATCCGTCACGGCGACCTGGTGGTGCTGAGCCCCTCTCAGCCGGCGGCCGACGGCAAGGCGGCCGTGGTGCAACTCGACGGCCAGATCGGCGTGACGTGCAAACTCTACCGCCGCAGCGGCCCCAGCGTGCATCTGATCCCCATCAACGAGCGCGTGCCCCATACGGTCGTGGCGGCCGAGGCGGTTCAGTGGGCCCTGCGGGTGCTGGCGCTGGTGCGGGCATAG
- a CDS encoding radical SAM protein — MIKARTIRFVEPMTRPGRPYNAWIRRWPLLGPVTLATVLHAKGFDVGIFNENISGAVEQNASAWDDLRKADVVGISIMTPTASRGYAIADRLRAEGCRATIVLGGVHATFMSAEAAAHGDVIVQGEGENAIEAIARGDIAHGIVPSTPVADLDVIPPLNYFLMHDFEKLIATQRRRELYELPMATSRGCPYGCTYCSVTRMFGRKVRRQSVKKVISDLRHHIAQGFERVFFYDDNFLADRDWAREVLERMRPLKMRFNLQGRADFHWTSAARTQHDGPLLRAIRRAGPNVIYVGYETIDEATARAWNKGYRGTRSLSRRLAEDTRILHETGLWIHGMFVLGPQHTQQTADGIVQFARREQIESLQITILTPFPGTPLLGQMAPNLIVQDFPRDWDYFDGTHCVFGNSRMGFERMQQTVFDAHRRFYRLGGWSVRRVRALLEEPLSVRDKVARLWDNAKIARPTLANWKAEIAAYIDYVRANVNLANS, encoded by the coding sequence ATGATCAAAGCACGCACGATTCGTTTTGTCGAGCCCATGACGCGGCCGGGTCGCCCGTACAACGCCTGGATCCGGCGCTGGCCGCTGCTGGGCCCGGTGACGCTGGCGACGGTACTGCACGCCAAGGGCTTCGACGTGGGGATCTTCAACGAGAACATCTCCGGCGCGGTCGAGCAGAATGCTTCCGCCTGGGACGACCTGCGCAAGGCCGACGTCGTGGGCATCAGCATCATGACGCCCACCGCCAGCCGCGGGTACGCCATCGCCGACCGCCTGCGGGCCGAAGGCTGCCGCGCCACCATCGTCCTGGGCGGCGTGCATGCGACGTTCATGTCGGCCGAGGCCGCCGCCCACGGCGACGTAATCGTCCAGGGCGAGGGCGAAAACGCCATCGAGGCCATCGCCCGCGGCGACATCGCCCATGGCATCGTTCCGTCAACGCCGGTAGCCGATCTGGACGTCATTCCGCCGCTGAACTACTTCCTGATGCACGATTTCGAAAAGCTCATCGCCACGCAGCGCCGCCGAGAACTGTACGAGTTGCCGATGGCCACCTCGCGAGGCTGCCCCTACGGATGCACGTACTGCAGCGTGACGCGGATGTTCGGCCGCAAGGTCCGCCGCCAGAGCGTCAAGAAGGTGATCTCGGACCTGCGCCACCACATCGCCCAGGGCTTTGAACGCGTGTTCTTCTATGACGACAACTTCCTGGCCGACCGCGACTGGGCCCGCGAGGTGCTCGAGCGCATGCGACCGCTGAAGATGCGCTTCAACCTCCAGGGCCGCGCGGACTTCCACTGGACCAGCGCCGCGCGCACGCAGCACGACGGGCCGCTGCTGCGGGCGATCCGCCGCGCCGGGCCCAACGTCATCTACGTCGGCTACGAGACTATCGACGAAGCCACCGCCCGTGCCTGGAACAAGGGCTACCGCGGCACCCGCTCGCTGTCGCGGCGCCTGGCCGAAGACACGCGCATCCTTCACGAGACCGGCTTGTGGATCCATGGCATGTTTGTGCTGGGTCCCCAGCACACGCAGCAGACGGCAGACGGGATCGTGCAGTTCGCCCGCCGCGAGCAGATCGAGAGCCTGCAGATCACGATCCTGACGCCGTTTCCGGGCACGCCGCTGCTGGGGCAAATGGCGCCCAACCTGATCGTGCAGGACTTTCCGCGCGACTGGGACTATTTCGACGGTACGCACTGCGTCTTCGGCAACAGCCGCATGGGCTTCGAGCGGATGCAGCAGACGGTGTTCGACGCCCATCGGCGGTTCTACCGCCTGGGCGGCTGGAGCGTCCGTCGCGTGCGGGCGCTGCTGGAAGAACCGTTGAGCGTGCGCGACAAGGTGGCGCGCCTCTGGGACAACGCCAAGATCGCCCGCCCGACGCTGGCCAACTGGAAGGCGGAGATCGCGGCTTATATCGATTATGTCAGAGCCAACGTGAATCTGGCCAACTCGTAA
- a CDS encoding alpha-L-fucosidase codes for MDDTASHLTDWLFKSAWGVMFHYVSGSRYLNVASPRAWDRIVETFDADALAGQLADVGAGYLLLTVAQWPPLNAPSSAFERFARAEPPACTRRDLLADVAEALDKKALALMAYVTYGTPAAVKEPRPDEPRVPAWWTDTMEELSLRWGRAVRGWWIDGNEGDEAINGRIARACRAGNADALLAFNKPHGFQRNSIYENYTAGDTPHPPDARCQGRWADDQKDLQWHMLSFLGFNWGPSLARPDNPRYDTAAVVDLTANLLRSGGVVTWDVPPLSNGLIDPVYLEQLSSIGESVRGLRR; via the coding sequence ATGGACGACACCGCCTCGCATCTGACAGACTGGCTCTTCAAGAGCGCCTGGGGCGTGATGTTCCACTACGTCTCAGGCAGCCGGTACTTGAACGTCGCTTCGCCGCGGGCCTGGGACCGGATCGTCGAAACGTTCGACGCCGACGCCCTGGCGGGACAGCTCGCCGACGTTGGGGCGGGATACCTGCTGCTGACCGTCGCCCAGTGGCCGCCCCTGAACGCTCCCAGCAGCGCGTTCGAGCGATTCGCCCGCGCAGAACCCCCCGCCTGCACGCGCCGAGATCTCCTGGCCGACGTGGCCGAAGCGCTGGATAAAAAGGCCCTGGCCCTGATGGCGTACGTGACGTACGGCACGCCCGCGGCCGTCAAGGAACCCCGCCCGGACGAGCCTCGCGTGCCGGCGTGGTGGACCGACACGATGGAAGAGTTGTCGCTACGCTGGGGCCGGGCCGTACGCGGATGGTGGATCGACGGAAACGAGGGCGACGAGGCGATCAACGGCCGCATCGCCCGCGCCTGCCGGGCCGGAAACGCCGACGCGCTGCTGGCGTTCAACAAGCCCCACGGGTTCCAGCGAAACTCGATCTACGAGAACTACACCGCCGGCGACACGCCGCACCCGCCCGACGCCCGCTGCCAGGGCCGCTGGGCCGACGACCAAAAAGATCTGCAATGGCACATGCTCTCGTTCCTGGGCTTCAACTGGGGACCGTCGCTGGCACGGCCGGACAACCCCCGCTACGACACCGCCGCCGTCGTCGATCTGACCGCCAATCTCCTCCGCAGCGGCGGCGTGGTCACATGGGACGTGCCCCCGCTGAGCAACGGACTGATCGACCCGGTTTATCTTGAGCAGCTTTCCTCGATCGGGGAGTCCGTGAGGGGACTGAGGCGGTAA